One Sporichthyaceae bacterium DNA window includes the following coding sequences:
- a CDS encoding Gfo/Idh/MocA family oxidoreductase produces the protein MRFGVAGVGRIGVLHAENLAGVVGADSVLVADVDAARATAVAEKLGTHAVPDVDALLAAGLAGLVVAVNTDGHADLILRAVQAGVPVFCEKPVAPDIAGTRAVLDRLRGSDVPVQIGFQRRFDVGYAAARAAVAAGSLGRLHTVLGFTLDPEPPPPAYIPGSGGIFRDCAVHDLDILRWVTGQEIVEVYATGSNLGADYIREAGDVDAVAATLTLADGTLAQLSASRYNRAGYDVRMELRGHDDSIVVGLDSRTPLRSVQPDGPAGGTAYPGFLDRFRDAYAAEIAAFVRLATERANSEQHSNPCTVSDALAAFVLAEACELSRRQHRPVTVAEVSS, from the coding sequence ATGCGGTTCGGTGTGGCGGGTGTAGGTCGGATCGGCGTGCTGCACGCCGAGAACCTGGCCGGGGTGGTCGGCGCGGACTCGGTGCTGGTCGCCGACGTCGACGCGGCCCGGGCCACCGCCGTCGCCGAGAAGCTCGGCACCCACGCCGTGCCCGACGTCGACGCGCTGCTGGCCGCGGGGCTCGCGGGCCTGGTCGTCGCGGTGAACACCGACGGCCACGCGGACCTGATCCTGCGCGCGGTGCAGGCCGGCGTCCCCGTGTTCTGCGAGAAGCCGGTCGCTCCGGACATCGCCGGTACGCGGGCCGTGCTGGACCGCCTGCGCGGCAGCGACGTCCCGGTGCAGATCGGCTTCCAGCGGCGGTTCGACGTCGGCTACGCGGCGGCCCGGGCCGCCGTCGCCGCCGGCTCGCTGGGCCGCCTGCACACCGTCCTCGGATTCACCCTCGACCCCGAGCCGCCGCCGCCCGCGTACATCCCCGGCTCCGGCGGCATCTTCCGCGACTGCGCCGTCCACGACCTCGACATTCTGCGCTGGGTGACCGGCCAGGAGATCGTCGAGGTCTACGCGACCGGGTCGAACCTCGGCGCCGACTACATCCGCGAGGCCGGCGACGTGGATGCTGTAGCGGCCACGCTCACCCTCGCCGACGGCACGTTGGCCCAGCTGTCCGCGAGTCGCTACAACCGCGCCGGGTACGACGTACGCATGGAACTACGAGGTCACGACGACTCGATCGTCGTCGGGCTCGACTCCCGCACCCCGCTGCGCTCCGTCCAGCCGGACGGACCCGCCGGCGGGACTGCCTACCCTGGATTCCTGGACCGGTTCCGCGACGCGTACGCGGCCGAGATCGCCGCCTTCGTCCGGCTCGCCACCGAACGTGCCAATAGCGAACAGCACAGCAATCCGTGCACGGTGTCCGACGCCCTGGCCGCGTTCGTGCTGGCCGAGGCCTGCGAGTTGTCCCGCCGACAACATCGACCGGTGACGGTCGCGGAGGTGAGCTCATGA
- a CDS encoding CoA-acylating methylmalonate-semialdehyde dehydrogenase: MRTIEHWIDGILTPGQSRRTAPVFDPATGAVGANVVLGEAADVDAAVAAATKAAAAWREKSPSARARVMFALRDLLHRHTDEIAAAITAEHGKTSADAKGEIARGIEVVEFACGIPHLLKGEYSDGVATGVDAWSLREPLGVVAGITPFNFPAMVPLWMHPIAIATGNAFVLKPSEQDPTASMHLAELYAEAGLPAGVFNVVHGDRHTVAAILDHPAIAAVSFVGSTPVARLVHQRASAAGKRVQALGGAKNHAVVLPDADLDLAAAELTGAAYGSAGQRCMAVSVVVAVGPVADELVERLAVRARGIHVGPGADPASEMGPLINPAAVERVRAHLAGAQAAGARVVVDGREHPPGNGFFVGPSLVDRVAPDHDIYTTEVFGPVLAVVRVDSPQAALDLVNANPYGNGVAVFTSSGAAARWFTRGVQVGMVGINVPIPVPMAFHSFGGWKDSLFGDTHVHGAEGVRFYSRAKAVTARWPRDSVSATGLSFPAQT; this comes from the coding sequence ATGCGCACGATCGAGCACTGGATCGACGGGATCCTGACGCCGGGTCAGTCGAGGAGGACCGCGCCGGTTTTCGACCCGGCCACCGGCGCGGTCGGCGCGAACGTGGTCCTCGGCGAGGCCGCCGACGTCGACGCCGCGGTGGCCGCCGCGACGAAGGCCGCTGCGGCCTGGCGGGAGAAGTCGCCCTCGGCGCGCGCCCGGGTGATGTTCGCACTGCGCGACCTGCTGCACCGGCACACCGACGAGATCGCCGCGGCGATCACCGCCGAGCACGGCAAGACGTCGGCCGACGCCAAGGGGGAGATCGCCCGCGGCATCGAGGTCGTCGAGTTCGCCTGCGGGATCCCGCACCTGCTCAAGGGGGAGTACTCCGACGGCGTGGCCACCGGGGTCGACGCCTGGTCGCTGCGCGAACCCCTCGGCGTGGTCGCCGGGATCACCCCGTTCAACTTTCCGGCGATGGTCCCGCTCTGGATGCACCCGATCGCGATCGCCACCGGCAACGCCTTCGTGCTCAAGCCCAGCGAGCAGGATCCGACGGCCTCGATGCACCTGGCAGAGCTCTACGCCGAGGCGGGCCTGCCCGCCGGGGTGTTCAACGTCGTGCACGGCGATCGGCACACAGTGGCGGCAATCCTCGACCACCCCGCAATCGCGGCGGTGTCCTTCGTCGGCTCCACGCCGGTCGCGCGACTTGTGCACCAGCGGGCGAGCGCGGCCGGCAAACGGGTGCAAGCCCTGGGCGGGGCCAAGAACCACGCCGTCGTGCTGCCCGACGCCGACCTGGATCTGGCCGCGGCCGAGCTGACCGGCGCGGCCTACGGTTCGGCCGGCCAACGCTGCATGGCGGTCTCGGTCGTGGTGGCCGTCGGCCCGGTGGCCGACGAACTGGTCGAACGGTTGGCCGTACGCGCCCGCGGAATCCACGTCGGACCGGGAGCTGACCCGGCGTCAGAAATGGGCCCGTTGATCAACCCGGCCGCGGTGGAGCGGGTCCGGGCGCATCTGGCCGGCGCGCAGGCGGCCGGTGCCCGGGTCGTGGTCGACGGCCGCGAACACCCGCCCGGCAACGGGTTCTTCGTCGGCCCGAGCCTGGTCGACCGGGTCGCCCCGGACCACGACATCTACACCACCGAGGTTTTCGGCCCGGTACTCGCGGTGGTCCGGGTGGATTCCCCGCAGGCCGCGCTGGACCTCGTCAACGCCAATCCCTACGGCAACGGGGTTGCGGTGTTCACCAGCAGTGGCGCAGCGGCGCGCTGGTTCACCCGAGGCGTGCAGGTCGGGATGGTCGGGATCAATGTGCCGATCCCGGTGCCGATGGCGTTCCACTCCTTCGGCGGCTGGAAGGACTCGTTGTTCGGCGACACGCACGTGCACGGCGCCGAGGGCGTCCGGTTCTACAGCCGGGCCAAGGCGGTCACCGCCCGCTGGCCACGGGACTCGGTGTCCGCGACCGGCCTGAGCTTCCCGGCGCAGACGTGA
- a CDS encoding TIM barrel protein has protein sequence MSERITTGAFADRLAGAPISWGVCEVPGWGPQLPPDLVLTEMAAAGLSATEFGPDGFLPASGAGKKQALAAHGLRAVGGFVPVVVHLAHVDPVHGLGSVFDNFLAAGSDTVVFAAATGVAGYESRPELDAAAWRTLCRNLDRLSDAAGARGLTAGLHPHVGTLVERPEDVAIVLESSSIGLCLDTGHVLAGGGDPVALARMAAERIVHVHLKDVDAAMAARVRAGVLGYAEAVAAGMYRPLGRGDAGIAAIVAMLEAAGYSGWYVLEQDRVLSPDRSGASGALAAVRADVAASLAHLTAAVHARIGAA, from the coding sequence ATGAGCGAGCGCATCACGACCGGTGCCTTCGCCGATCGCCTGGCCGGTGCCCCGATCTCCTGGGGCGTCTGCGAGGTGCCCGGCTGGGGCCCGCAGCTGCCGCCGGACCTGGTCCTGACCGAGATGGCCGCCGCCGGGCTGAGCGCTACCGAGTTCGGCCCCGACGGCTTCCTGCCCGCCTCCGGTGCCGGCAAGAAGCAGGCGTTGGCCGCGCATGGCCTGCGGGCGGTCGGCGGCTTCGTGCCGGTGGTCGTGCACCTGGCCCACGTCGACCCGGTGCACGGTCTGGGCAGCGTCTTCGACAACTTCCTCGCCGCCGGTTCCGACACGGTTGTGTTCGCCGCGGCGACCGGCGTAGCCGGCTACGAAAGCCGCCCGGAGTTGGACGCGGCGGCGTGGCGCACCCTGTGCCGCAACCTGGACCGGCTGTCCGATGCCGCCGGGGCCCGTGGGCTGACCGCCGGCCTGCACCCACACGTGGGCACGCTGGTCGAGCGCCCGGAGGACGTCGCGATCGTCCTGGAGTCCTCCTCGATCGGGCTGTGCCTGGACACCGGCCACGTGCTGGCCGGCGGCGGCGACCCGGTGGCCCTGGCCCGGATGGCGGCCGAGCGAATCGTGCACGTACACCTCAAGGATGTCGACGCGGCGATGGCCGCGCGGGTCCGCGCGGGCGTACTGGGCTACGCCGAGGCGGTGGCCGCCGGCATGTATCGACCGCTGGGCCGCGGCGACGCGGGGATCGCGGCGATCGTCGCGATGCTCGAGGCAGCCGGGTACTCCGGTTGGTACGTGTTGGAGCAGGACCGGGTGCTGAGCCCGGACCGGTCCGGGGCCTCCGGGGCGTTGGCCGCCGTGCGGGCCGACGTGGCCGCGAGCCTGGCCCATCTCACGGCGGCGGTACACGCCCGTATCGGCGCGGCATGA
- the iolD gene encoding 3D-(3,5/4)-trihydroxycyclohexane-1,2-dione acylhydrolase (decyclizing), whose protein sequence is MQTVRLTVAQAVVRFLAAQYSERVGHRQRLIPACFGIFGHGNVAGLGQALLQAHVTGETDLPYHLARNEQAMVHTAIGYARMRNRLATLACTTSIGPGATNLVTGAATATVNRLPVLLLPGDVFATRAAGTVLQQLEAAGLPGASVNDTLAPVCVFFDRVHRPEQLPEALLGAMRVLTDPASTGAVTIALPQDVQAEAHDWPVELFADRTWHVARPGPDPAAITRAAAVLRSARRPLVVAGGGVVHSAAQEALIAFADATGIPVADTHAGKGAIPFDHPAAAGPLGSTGTPVANSLAAQTDVVLGIGTRWTDFTTASRTVFAEPGVRFVNLNVVGFDAAKHAATAVLADARAGLLALARELADWRAPEDWTRRHRELVASWEPVVASARAGAETGTPAQTAILGAVNDAVNVRGGTVVSAAGSMPGQLQMLWRTGDPFGYHVEYGYSCMGFEIAGGLGAALAAPERDVVVLVGDGSYLMMAQELVTAVAEGVKLVVVLVDNGGFASIGALSESLGGQRLGTSYRARNAATGLLDGEELAVDLGANAASLGARVLRPTDLPEFRKALDAALDADGVTVVHVRTELVAPAPSSGCWWDVPVAAVSELPGTRAAREVYDAQKRRQRPLL, encoded by the coding sequence GTGCAGACGGTGCGACTGACGGTGGCTCAGGCGGTGGTGCGTTTCCTCGCCGCCCAGTACTCCGAACGCGTCGGACATCGACAACGGCTGATCCCGGCCTGCTTCGGGATCTTCGGGCACGGCAACGTGGCCGGGCTCGGGCAGGCGTTGCTCCAGGCGCACGTGACCGGCGAGACCGACCTGCCCTACCACCTGGCCCGCAACGAGCAGGCGATGGTGCACACGGCGATCGGCTACGCGCGAATGCGCAACCGCCTCGCGACGCTGGCGTGCACCACCTCGATCGGTCCCGGCGCCACCAACCTGGTCACCGGGGCCGCCACGGCGACCGTGAACCGCCTGCCGGTCCTGCTGCTGCCCGGCGACGTCTTCGCCACCCGGGCGGCCGGAACCGTGCTCCAGCAACTGGAGGCCGCCGGGCTGCCCGGGGCGAGCGTCAACGACACCCTGGCCCCGGTCTGCGTGTTCTTCGACCGGGTGCACCGCCCCGAACAACTGCCCGAGGCCCTGCTCGGTGCGATGCGGGTGCTGACCGATCCGGCGAGCACGGGCGCGGTCACGATCGCGCTCCCGCAGGACGTGCAGGCCGAGGCCCACGACTGGCCCGTCGAACTGTTCGCCGACCGGACCTGGCACGTCGCCCGCCCAGGCCCGGACCCAGCCGCGATCACCCGTGCGGCAGCGGTGCTGCGGTCGGCCCGGCGGCCGTTGGTCGTCGCAGGCGGCGGGGTCGTCCACTCCGCCGCGCAGGAGGCATTGATCGCCTTTGCCGACGCCACCGGCATTCCGGTTGCCGACACCCACGCAGGGAAAGGTGCGATCCCGTTCGACCACCCCGCCGCGGCCGGCCCGCTGGGCTCGACCGGCACCCCGGTGGCGAACTCCCTGGCTGCGCAGACCGACGTGGTGCTCGGGATCGGCACGCGCTGGACCGACTTCACCACCGCATCCCGCACCGTGTTCGCCGAGCCGGGCGTGCGGTTCGTCAACCTCAACGTGGTCGGCTTCGACGCTGCCAAGCACGCCGCGACCGCGGTCCTGGCCGACGCGCGCGCCGGACTGCTCGCACTGGCGAGGGAACTGGCCGACTGGCGCGCGCCCGAGGACTGGACCCGACGCCACCGGGAACTGGTCGCCTCCTGGGAGCCGGTCGTCGCATCCGCCCGTGCCGGTGCCGAGACCGGAACCCCCGCGCAGACAGCGATTCTGGGGGCCGTCAACGACGCGGTGAACGTCCGCGGCGGCACCGTGGTCAGCGCCGCCGGGAGCATGCCCGGCCAGCTGCAGATGCTGTGGCGCACCGGCGACCCGTTCGGGTACCACGTCGAGTACGGCTACTCGTGCATGGGATTCGAGATCGCCGGCGGCCTCGGCGCCGCGCTGGCCGCGCCGGAGCGAGACGTGGTCGTCCTGGTCGGCGACGGCAGCTATCTGATGATGGCTCAGGAATTGGTCACGGCCGTCGCCGAGGGCGTCAAGCTGGTCGTGGTGCTGGTCGACAACGGGGGATTCGCCTCGATCGGGGCGCTCTCGGAGTCGTTGGGCGGGCAACGCCTCGGCACCTCCTACCGGGCCCGCAACGCGGCAACCGGCCTGCTCGACGGCGAGGAGTTGGCCGTCGACCTCGGCGCCAACGCCGCCAGCCTGGGCGCCCGGGTACTGCGTCCGACCGACCTCCCGGAATTCCGCAAGGCGCTGGACGCCGCGCTCGACGCGGACGGCGTCACCGTGGTCCACGTCCGCACCGAACTGGTCGCGCCGGCCCCGTCGTCCGGGTGCTGGTGGGACGTCCCGGTCGCCGCGGTGTCCGAACTGCCCGGCACGCGGGCCGCACGTGAGGTCTACGACGCGCAGAAACGTCGCCAACGGCCGCTGCTTTGA
- the iolB gene encoding 5-deoxy-glucuronate isomerase encodes MTAHEWYLPRGSTAAAPWSCVVAPGRAGWSHTSLRVLELEAGGRHNFATGAEEVVVLPLSGSATVLADRAEIVLTGRASVFDRVSDFAYVPRDCEATVHSRAGGRFAVVGAVCERRLPARYGPAENVPVELRGAGPASRQVNNFCTPDSFEADRLIAVEVLTPGGNWSSYPPHKHDDHRPGLESELEEIYYFEVSRLFGPAYLRVYGSGVRPIEVLAEVGDGDVILVPHGWHGPAAVAPGADLYYLNVMAGPHPERAWRICDDPVHAGVRASWSGVPVDPRLPLTSAAGRARR; translated from the coding sequence ATGACCGCACACGAGTGGTACCTGCCACGGGGCAGCACGGCGGCGGCCCCGTGGTCCTGCGTGGTCGCGCCGGGTCGAGCGGGCTGGTCGCACACCTCGCTTCGCGTGCTGGAGTTGGAGGCCGGCGGCCGGCACAACTTCGCCACCGGTGCTGAGGAAGTCGTGGTGCTGCCGCTGTCCGGGTCCGCGACGGTGCTCGCCGACCGGGCCGAGATCGTGCTGACCGGCCGCGCGTCGGTGTTCGACCGGGTCAGCGATTTCGCCTACGTGCCAAGGGATTGCGAGGCCACGGTGCACTCCCGGGCCGGCGGACGATTCGCCGTGGTCGGGGCGGTGTGCGAACGGCGCCTGCCCGCGCGGTACGGCCCGGCCGAGAACGTTCCGGTCGAACTGCGCGGCGCCGGGCCGGCGTCCCGACAGGTCAACAACTTCTGCACCCCGGACTCTTTCGAGGCCGACCGGCTCATCGCCGTCGAGGTGCTCACCCCGGGCGGCAACTGGTCGTCGTACCCGCCGCACAAGCACGACGACCACCGGCCGGGCCTGGAGTCCGAGCTGGAGGAGATCTACTACTTCGAGGTGTCCAGGCTGTTCGGGCCGGCCTACCTACGCGTCTACGGCAGCGGGGTACGCCCGATCGAGGTGCTGGCCGAGGTCGGCGACGGCGACGTGATTCTGGTCCCGCACGGCTGGCACGGCCCGGCGGCGGTCGCGCCCGGCGCCGACCTGTACTACCTGAACGTGATGGCCGGGCCGCATCCGGAGCGGGCCTGGCGGATCTGCGACGACCCGGTCCACGCCGGGGTCCGGGCGTCCTGGTCCGGCGTCCCGGTCGACCCGCGGCTGCCCTTGACCTCGGCCGCGGGTCGCGCCAGGAGATGA
- a CDS encoding ROK family protein — MTLARVVEGRESTLTLDVGGTGIKATVLDRTGEPIAGRLRVPTPYPCPPELLVKTLLEIGDQLPSFDRVSVGLPGMIRHGRVLTTPHFITEAGPFTPRRPDLVLAWRNYDAASALNEAFGCSVRVVNDAELAGFAVIEGAGLEVLLAFGTGFGAALFDDGRLLPKLELSQAPFRLRQTYDQQLGDHALRALGPRRWSKRVAMALDRWYPVLGWDRLYLGGGNAEHLVGDLGYRATRVGNEAGLRGGHKLWSYRTL; from the coding sequence GTGACTCTGGCGCGGGTCGTCGAGGGTCGTGAGTCGACCCTGACGTTGGACGTCGGCGGAACGGGGATCAAGGCGACCGTCCTGGACCGCACCGGCGAACCCATCGCTGGGCGGTTGCGGGTGCCCACGCCCTACCCGTGCCCGCCGGAGTTGCTCGTCAAGACGCTGCTGGAGATCGGCGACCAGTTGCCCTCGTTCGACCGGGTCTCGGTCGGGCTGCCGGGCATGATCCGCCACGGCCGGGTGCTGACCACGCCGCACTTCATCACGGAGGCCGGGCCGTTCACCCCGCGCCGACCGGACCTGGTCCTCGCCTGGCGCAACTACGACGCGGCGAGCGCGCTGAACGAGGCGTTCGGCTGCTCGGTGCGAGTGGTCAACGACGCCGAACTCGCCGGGTTCGCGGTGATCGAGGGCGCCGGCCTGGAAGTGCTGCTCGCCTTCGGCACCGGATTCGGCGCCGCCCTGTTCGACGACGGTCGCCTGCTGCCCAAGTTGGAGCTGTCCCAGGCACCGTTCCGGCTGCGCCAGACCTACGACCAGCAACTCGGCGACCACGCCCTGCGGGCGCTGGGTCCGCGCCGCTGGAGCAAGCGCGTGGCGATGGCGCTGGACCGCTGGTATCCCGTGCTCGGCTGGGACCGCCTGTACCTCGGCGGCGGAAATGCCGAGCACCTGGTGGGCGACCTCGGGTACCGCGCCACCCGCGTCGGCAACGAGGCCGGCCTGCGTGGCGGGCACAAGCTGTGGAGCTACCGAACCCTATGA
- the fabG gene encoding 3-oxoacyl-[acyl-carrier-protein] reductase — translation MDRSVLVTGGNRGIGRAIAEAFVAAGDKVAVTYRRAETDTGHATAGQGKSGDLPDGVLGVKCDVTDTAAVEAAFAEAEAAHGPVEVVVANAGITRDTLLLRMSEEDFTAVLDTNLTGAFRVAKRAAKSMLRLRKGRIIFISSVVGLLGSPGQVNYAASKAGLVGMARSMARELGSRSITANVIAPGFIETAMTAELTEDRQKQILGSVPLGRYGQTEEIAGACLFLAGEHASYITGAVLPVDGGLGMGH, via the coding sequence GTGGACCGTTCAGTGCTCGTGACCGGCGGCAACCGGGGAATCGGGCGGGCGATCGCGGAGGCCTTCGTGGCCGCCGGCGACAAGGTCGCGGTCACCTACCGCCGCGCAGAGACCGACACCGGCCATGCAACCGCAGGGCAAGGGAAGTCCGGCGACCTGCCGGACGGCGTGCTCGGCGTCAAGTGCGACGTCACCGACACCGCGGCGGTCGAGGCCGCCTTCGCGGAGGCCGAGGCGGCCCACGGGCCGGTGGAGGTGGTGGTGGCGAACGCCGGGATCACCCGCGACACGTTGCTGCTGCGGATGAGCGAGGAGGACTTCACCGCGGTGCTCGACACCAACCTGACCGGAGCGTTCCGGGTCGCCAAGCGCGCCGCGAAGTCGATGCTGCGCCTGCGCAAGGGCCGGATCATTTTCATCTCCTCGGTGGTCGGGCTGCTCGGCTCGCCGGGGCAGGTCAACTACGCCGCATCCAAGGCCGGGCTCGTGGGCATGGCCCGCTCGATGGCCCGCGAACTCGGCTCGCGCAGCATCACCGCCAACGTCATCGCGCCGGGCTTCATCGAGACGGCGATGACCGCGGAGCTGACCGAGGACCGGCAGAAGCAGATTCTCGGCTCGGTGCCGCTGGGTCGTTACGGCCAGACCGAGGAGATCGCGGGCGCCTGCCTGTTCTTGGCCGGCGAGCACGCGTCGTACATAACGGGTGCCGTCCTCCCTGTCGACGGCGGTCTTGGAATGGGGCACTGA
- the iolC gene encoding 5-dehydro-2-deoxygluconokinase, giving the protein MSLASSGAEANSFDVLTMGRVGVDVYPQQIGVGLEDVTSFAKYLGGSAGNVAVAAARHGRRVALVSGVGTDPFGRFVRRALRGFGVDDAFVVDVDDLPTPVTFCEIFPPDHFPIYFYRRPSAPDLQVRPEHLDADAVRRAGIFWATVTGLCQEPSRTTTLQALALRGRADHTVLDLDWRPMFWESAQAAEPLIRAALDRATVAVGNLDECEVAVGERDPERAAQRLRALGIRLAVVKLGGDGVFALDDSGAHHCPATPVEVVNGLGAGDAFGGALCHGLLAGWDTGRILRFANAAGAWVAARLACADAMPTAAEVEDWLSSREPVMLRP; this is encoded by the coding sequence ATGAGCTTGGCATCGTCGGGCGCCGAAGCCAACAGCTTCGACGTCCTGACGATGGGCCGCGTCGGTGTCGATGTGTACCCGCAGCAGATCGGCGTCGGCCTGGAGGACGTCACCTCGTTCGCCAAGTACCTCGGCGGCAGCGCGGGCAACGTCGCGGTCGCCGCGGCCCGGCACGGCAGGCGGGTCGCGCTCGTGTCCGGGGTCGGCACCGACCCGTTCGGCCGGTTCGTCCGGCGTGCGCTGCGCGGCTTCGGGGTCGACGACGCCTTCGTGGTCGACGTCGACGACCTGCCCACCCCGGTCACGTTCTGCGAGATCTTCCCGCCGGACCACTTCCCGATCTACTTCTACCGACGGCCCAGCGCCCCGGACCTGCAGGTGCGCCCCGAGCACCTCGACGCCGACGCGGTCCGCCGCGCCGGGATTTTCTGGGCCACGGTCACCGGCCTGTGCCAGGAGCCGAGCCGGACGACCACATTGCAGGCCCTGGCGCTGCGCGGCCGCGCCGACCACACCGTGCTCGACCTGGACTGGCGCCCGATGTTCTGGGAGTCCGCCCAGGCCGCCGAGCCACTGATCCGGGCCGCGCTGGACCGAGCCACCGTAGCCGTGGGCAACCTCGACGAGTGCGAGGTCGCGGTCGGGGAGCGCGACCCGGAGCGAGCCGCGCAGCGCCTGCGCGCGCTGGGGATCCGCCTGGCCGTGGTGAAGCTGGGCGGCGACGGCGTCTTCGCGCTCGACGACTCCGGCGCCCACCACTGCCCGGCAACCCCGGTCGAGGTGGTCAACGGCCTCGGCGCCGGCGACGCGTTCGGCGGCGCCCTGTGCCACGGCCTGCTGGCCGGTTGGGACACCGGACGGATCCTGCGGTTCGCCAACGCCGCCGGGGCGTGGGTGGCCGCCCGGCTGGCCTGCGCCGACGCGATGCCCACCGCTGCCGAGGTAGAGGACTGGCTGTCCTCCCGCGAGCCCGTCATGCTGCGGCCATGA
- a CDS encoding penicillin-binding transpeptidase domain-containing protein — MGARHRSVAGAAAVALVVTGCGSGGSSSAHDAATSAAAAFLHDWSTGDLTAAGAATSDPNAAKAALQDFQSRIEPTTRILTVGAKNGCKSDQGCTVAFDADLHLQALGDWRYQGSLGLVQQDTGKGKRWVVQWAPGVIHPQLTDSTMITRQRALPQRAPIEDRYGRPLVSNQTVYRVGVTAGAVPDGTINKLAALLNLDVDGLTTRTSEATSGQFVEAAVLRQSDYDAIADRLADIGGVSTQQSTQALAPTRAFAREVLGAVTTATASSLANAGPFASPADAVGSFGLQASYQRQLAGRPSGKVLLVDKSTQKTVATLATFAAVPGLPLHTSLDSRIQEAADDALTGSTENTSLVAIDIRNGDILAVANGPSDKAGDDRALNGRYAPGSVFKLITTAALLKIGVKPEDTVPCPPSITVNGKQFSNYDGLGSLGAVPFIRDFEESCNTAFIGAAGKLPDTGLADAAQLFGVRNEWDLGLTNFSGDVPPANSPEEQAADAIGQGRILMSPLAMAVVAAAVADGTPRTPQLVLDGPPVDPPAGPTATAMPTSGPAPSPKPLAPLDAAATIHDLMVDTVKNGTARVLQLPGVEVGAKTGTAQYGSTAQPGNHAWMVGFMGNIAFAVIVERGQTGATTAGPLARKFLLEIKDYARDLPKPEYP; from the coding sequence ATGGGTGCACGCCACCGTTCGGTGGCCGGCGCGGCGGCGGTGGCGCTCGTCGTCACCGGGTGCGGCTCGGGCGGGTCGAGTTCTGCGCACGACGCGGCGACGAGTGCCGCCGCGGCGTTCCTGCACGACTGGTCGACCGGCGACCTCACCGCCGCCGGCGCCGCGACCAGCGACCCGAACGCCGCGAAGGCTGCTCTGCAGGACTTCCAGAGCCGCATCGAACCGACCACCCGGATCCTCACGGTCGGCGCGAAGAACGGCTGCAAGAGCGATCAGGGGTGCACGGTCGCGTTCGACGCCGACCTGCACCTGCAGGCGCTCGGCGACTGGCGCTACCAGGGTTCGTTGGGTCTGGTGCAGCAGGACACCGGCAAGGGCAAGCGGTGGGTGGTGCAGTGGGCGCCCGGCGTGATCCACCCGCAGCTCACCGACTCGACGATGATCACCCGCCAGCGCGCGCTGCCGCAGCGGGCGCCGATCGAGGATCGTTACGGCCGGCCGTTGGTCAGCAACCAGACCGTTTACCGGGTTGGCGTCACCGCCGGTGCGGTGCCTGACGGGACCATCAACAAGCTCGCCGCCCTGCTCAACCTTGACGTGGACGGGCTGACAACCCGCACCAGCGAGGCGACCTCCGGCCAGTTCGTGGAGGCCGCGGTGCTGCGGCAGAGCGACTACGACGCGATCGCCGACAGGCTGGCCGACATCGGCGGCGTCAGCACCCAGCAGTCCACCCAGGCCCTCGCGCCGACCCGGGCCTTCGCCCGCGAGGTGCTCGGTGCCGTCACGACGGCCACCGCCTCGTCCTTGGCCAACGCCGGCCCGTTCGCCTCACCGGCCGATGCCGTCGGGTCGTTCGGGCTGCAGGCCAGCTATCAGCGCCAGTTGGCCGGGCGGCCGTCCGGGAAGGTGCTGCTGGTCGACAAGTCGACGCAGAAGACCGTGGCGACCCTGGCCACGTTCGCCGCTGTGCCGGGCCTGCCGCTGCACACCTCGCTGGACAGCCGGATCCAGGAGGCCGCCGACGACGCGCTGACCGGGTCGACGGAAAACACCTCGCTGGTGGCGATCGACATCCGCAACGGTGACATCCTGGCCGTGGCCAACGGCCCGTCCGACAAGGCCGGTGACGACCGGGCGCTGAACGGCCGGTACGCGCCGGGCTCGGTGTTCAAGCTCATCACGACCGCGGCCCTGCTGAAGATCGGCGTCAAGCCCGAGGACACCGTCCCCTGCCCGCCGAGCATCACGGTCAACGGCAAGCAGTTCAGCAACTACGACGGGCTCGGTTCCCTCGGTGCCGTGCCGTTCATCCGTGACTTCGAGGAGTCGTGCAACACGGCGTTCATCGGCGCCGCGGGCAAGCTGCCGGACACCGGACTGGCCGACGCGGCCCAACTGTTCGGCGTGCGTAACGAGTGGGACCTCGGGCTCACCAACTTCTCCGGCGACGTGCCGCCGGCCAACAGCCCGGAGGAACAGGCCGCGGACGCGATCGGGCAGGGCCGGATCCTGATGAGCCCGCTGGCGATGGCGGTGGTCGCCGCGGCCGTGGCCGACGGGACCCCGCGCACCCCGCAGTTGGTGCTGGACGGTCCGCCGGTAGACCCGCCGGCGGGCCCGACCGCGACCGCGATGCCGACCAGCGGCCCGGCGCCCAGCCCGAAGCCGCTGGCGCCGCTGGACGCCGCGGCGACCATTCACGACCTGATGGTCGACACCGTGAAGAACGGCACCGCGAGAGTGCTCCAGCTACCCGGCGTCGAGGTCGGCGCGAAGACCGGGACCGCGCAGTACGGCAGCACCGCACAGCCGGGCAACCACGCCTGGATGGTCGGGTTCATGGGCAACATCGCGTTCGCGGTGATCGTCGAACGCGGCCAGACCGGCGCCACCACGGCCGGGCCGCTGGCCCGCAAGTTCCTCCTCGAGATCAAGGATTACGCCCGCGACCTGCCCAAGCCGGAGTACCCCTGA